One genomic segment of Acinetobacter sp. C26M includes these proteins:
- a CDS encoding YcxB family protein: protein MTAKTLYAYTLQPVPYEVSETEQRQAQLMIWRSTNKFSRKAWMIMIALVVLSLVAAGLIKYYSTYSTVICWVVIVSVVLFYLIKRFGLEWYVKRKMTEFPVQEIKGLRLGVQPHGIVMRQKMGLQEGTATIGWKDIYEWYSSPDFILVNFKVKTPKGEEQQGAYILPKRMDSKNFSFNTVRRHLNETVGAPKSI, encoded by the coding sequence ATGACCGCCAAAACGCTATACGCTTATACGCTACAACCTGTTCCTTACGAAGTTTCTGAAACTGAACAACGTCAAGCTCAACTGATGATTTGGCGTAGTACCAATAAATTCAGCCGCAAAGCATGGATGATTATGATTGCACTTGTGGTGCTTTCTTTGGTTGCTGCAGGACTTATTAAATATTATTCGACTTACTCAACAGTGATTTGTTGGGTGGTAATTGTGAGTGTTGTGCTGTTCTATTTGATCAAACGTTTTGGTCTGGAGTGGTACGTTAAACGCAAGATGACTGAATTCCCAGTACAGGAAATTAAAGGTCTACGTTTAGGCGTACAGCCGCACGGCATCGTGATGCGCCAAAAGATGGGACTTCAAGAAGGTACCGCAACGATCGGTTGGAAAGACATTTATGAATGGTATAGCTCTCCTGACTTTATTTTGGTGAATTTCAAAGTAAAAACACCAAAAGGCGAAGAACAGCAAGGTGCTTATATTTTACCAAAGCGTATGGACTCAAAGAATTTCTCGTTCAATACAGTACGTAGACACCTGAATGAAACAGTTGGTGCACCTAAATCAATCTAA
- a CDS encoding sulfite reductase flavoprotein subunit alpha: MFKKVFFQIHWFLGITAGLILSLMGVTGAIYSYEPQILKWINQDSYVVEAAQTAKLTPAQLYQHFNQQQPEIEINSITIASDPTASSTVNIKKEGARRGYNMMVNPYTAEILPDVKGRDTLQFIQRLHRNLTAGEFGAQITGASTLMLIFFVLSGIYLRFPKKHSFKQWFFIKPKLKGRNFIWDLHAVVGTWVVVFYLLFACTGLYWSYDWWRAGMFKVMGVEQPQRNQQNNERGKDKQPELAKPQVNAILSQTWTGVNAQIGREYSSLTLNIPKHDNAKVELSFVDAIPQHERARNQAVYNYQNNKFEKFELYEDKKLNEKIMSSMLPVHRGSFFGSTYQFIAMLASLAMPLFFVTGWMLYLKRRKQKKLTQAARQSLSVQSIDPNAKPWLITYATQTGVAEQLAWRTATSLQEAQQPTTVKPIQQLTEQDLLQAPQVLFVVSTYGTGEAPDLAVSFSKKLMQQKLDLNQMQYAVLALGSKEYPDSYCSFGYAVDTWLKQCHAQPLFDLIEVDNANATDIQRWNQGLSAVTQHELHAMNIEKVFDQWTLSERTLLNPDSLGQAAYNIELTSASDMTWHAGDIAEIQPANSLADIQNFLIKYQTPAHSIVESLNQNIEQALWDKNLRVDIQPFSTLEDLLEQLPTLPAREYSIASIPSQQVLRLVVRQKRDENDQLGLGSGWLTELAQLKQTISLRIRTNESFHLIDDNRPIICIGNGTGIAGLMSLLQQRNRQNYTANWLIFGERQREHDFFYQETIQAWLNMGTLQRLNLAFSRDQEQRIYVQDVLRNNADELIKWVEQGAVIYVCGSIEGMASGVDQALMDILGEEKLDELRQTGRYRRDVY, from the coding sequence ATGTTTAAAAAAGTTTTCTTCCAAATCCATTGGTTTTTAGGGATTACAGCGGGGCTTATTCTCTCTTTGATGGGGGTAACAGGTGCAATCTACTCATACGAACCACAGATTCTAAAATGGATCAACCAAGACAGCTATGTGGTTGAGGCTGCCCAAACAGCAAAACTCACCCCTGCCCAGTTGTATCAACATTTCAATCAGCAACAACCCGAGATTGAAATTAACAGCATTACCATTGCTTCCGACCCAACAGCATCTTCTACCGTCAATATCAAAAAAGAAGGTGCGCGTCGTGGCTACAACATGATGGTCAATCCATATACAGCAGAAATCTTACCCGATGTAAAAGGTCGTGACACCCTACAATTTATTCAGCGTTTGCATCGTAATTTAACCGCTGGTGAGTTTGGGGCTCAAATTACGGGTGCATCAACCCTGATGCTCATCTTCTTTGTTTTGAGTGGCATCTATCTGCGCTTTCCGAAGAAACATAGCTTTAAACAATGGTTCTTTATTAAACCCAAACTCAAAGGTCGCAATTTTATTTGGGACTTACATGCTGTTGTTGGGACATGGGTAGTCGTATTTTATCTACTGTTTGCATGTACAGGCTTATATTGGTCTTATGACTGGTGGCGTGCAGGTATGTTCAAAGTCATGGGCGTTGAACAACCACAACGGAATCAACAAAATAATGAACGTGGCAAAGATAAACAACCTGAACTGGCAAAACCACAGGTCAATGCTATCCTGAGCCAAACATGGACAGGAGTAAATGCACAGATTGGGCGTGAGTACTCAAGCCTCACCTTAAATATTCCGAAACACGATAATGCCAAGGTTGAGCTTTCATTTGTCGATGCAATTCCACAACATGAACGTGCACGTAACCAAGCGGTTTATAACTATCAAAACAATAAATTCGAAAAATTTGAACTCTATGAAGACAAGAAGCTCAATGAAAAAATCATGAGCAGTATGCTACCTGTGCATCGTGGTAGTTTCTTTGGTTCAACCTATCAATTTATTGCCATGCTGGCTTCATTGGCAATGCCACTGTTCTTTGTAACGGGTTGGATGCTGTATCTAAAACGTCGCAAACAGAAGAAGTTAACTCAAGCGGCACGTCAGTCACTCAGCGTACAGTCGATTGATCCAAATGCCAAGCCTTGGCTGATTACTTATGCAACCCAAACTGGTGTGGCTGAACAATTGGCTTGGCGTACAGCGACCAGCTTGCAAGAAGCACAGCAGCCAACTACGGTTAAACCAATTCAGCAACTCACTGAGCAAGACCTATTACAGGCACCACAGGTTTTATTTGTCGTCAGTACCTATGGCACAGGCGAAGCACCTGATCTAGCCGTAAGTTTCAGCAAGAAATTGATGCAACAAAAGCTCGATCTGAACCAAATGCAATATGCTGTACTGGCACTCGGCTCAAAAGAATACCCAGATAGTTATTGCAGCTTCGGTTATGCTGTAGATACATGGTTAAAGCAATGTCATGCGCAACCATTATTCGACTTGATCGAAGTGGATAATGCCAATGCCACTGATATTCAACGCTGGAATCAAGGCTTGTCTGCGGTAACTCAACATGAGCTACATGCAATGAATATTGAGAAAGTATTTGATCAATGGACGTTAAGCGAACGCACCCTACTCAATCCAGATAGCTTAGGACAAGCGGCCTATAATATTGAGCTGACCTCAGCATCTGACATGACATGGCATGCTGGTGATATTGCAGAAATTCAACCAGCCAATAGTTTGGCTGATATTCAGAATTTCTTGATCAAATATCAAACCCCTGCACACAGTATCGTTGAGTCATTAAACCAAAATATTGAACAAGCACTTTGGGATAAAAATCTGCGGGTTGATATCCAGCCGTTTAGTACGCTTGAAGATTTACTGGAACAACTTCCAACCCTGCCAGCACGTGAATATTCGATTGCCAGTATTCCATCTCAACAAGTACTAAGACTGGTGGTTCGCCAAAAACGCGATGAAAATGATCAACTCGGTCTTGGTTCTGGCTGGTTAACCGAATTGGCTCAGCTAAAACAAACCATTTCCCTGCGTATTCGAACCAATGAATCATTCCATCTCATTGACGATAACCGTCCAATTATCTGTATTGGTAATGGTACAGGAATTGCGGGTCTCATGAGCTTGTTACAGCAACGTAATCGACAAAACTATACCGCGAATTGGCTGATCTTCGGTGAACGTCAACGCGAACATGACTTTTTCTATCAAGAAACCATTCAAGCCTGGTTAAACATGGGAACATTACAGCGTTTGAATTTGGCTTTTTCTCGCGATCAAGAACAGCGTATCTATGTTCAGGACGTATTACGCAATAATGCTGATGAACTCATCAAATGGGTTGAGCAAGGTGCTGTGATTTATGTCTGTGGTAGCATTGAAGGTATGGCCTCTGGTGTCGATCAGGCACTGATGGATATTCTAGGTGAAGAAAAACTAGATGAATTAAGACAAACTGGCCGTTACCGTCGAGACGTGTATTAA